Below is a genomic region from Methanolobus sediminis.
TTTTCTCATTTTTCTTCTGGTTCTTCTTAGTACATCTGCAGAATTATTTGTATAACTGTAATGATCTAAAATACTAATATTCTGCACAGCAGCATGGGAATGTGTTGCCTTTGGGGTATGGTTACTTTATTTTTATCTTAATAGTTGTTTTTGTGGAAATGAAAATGGGTAAAGTTTGTATCACTCACATTAAAATGATTTCTACAGAGCCAAATAATGACTAAAAATCTTTTGCGAGAACACTAATATCTACGATATATCATTTTTACCAGCTGTTCTTCTCTGCTTGCATTGCCGTATATGTAAAGTGCGATCAAGAGTAACCATATATCAATGAACAGACCTAAAATGCCTATAAGCACTGCAAATATCTTCCCGATTAAAACAGCTTTTTCAGTTGCTTTTACATAATCCATATGTATTGACAGAAAAGCACGTAGTATTCTTCCTCCATCCATTGGAAATGCCGGTACCAGATTAAAGATACCCAGAAAGAGATTTACATATCCGAGGATGAAAACGACCAGAAACAAAGAATTTCCGTCTTTGAGGGATACCGGATTTAATGTAGAACCTAAAAAGAGAAGCAATACACCCATCATTATACTTGAAACAGGTCCGGCAGCTACGATTGTAATTACCTTTAATGGCTCATGTACTTCCTGTTTCATAACAGCAGCTCCTCCCAATAAATGAAGTCTTATCTCCTTGATACTTCCTCCGAATCTCAGAGTGAAATAAGAGTGTGCAAGTTCATGTACCAGTACGGATACAAAGAGCAAAATTGCAGTCAGTAATGAAAGGGTATATTTTATTATTTCAGATTGAATGCCTGCAAATCCAAAGGGTTGTGTCTGTGAAGAAAAAAACCATGCGAATAAAGGCAGTACGATCAGGAATGAAATATCGATCTTGATGGGTATACCAATTATTTTTCCTATCCTGTAAGCTTTATTCATTTATTTCCCCTGCAATCTGTCCTTAAGCAGAATCATTCACTCAGCAATTTCAGGATATCATATTTGGTAACAACACCTGCAACATGTCCTTTTTCCAGCACAAGGACAGCAGGATGTTTTTCAAGCATGTAAGATGCGGTTTTGATATCAGTGCCCGGTGAGAGTGTTGGAAATGAATCCCCCATTATATCCCCTATCTTCATGTGCGAAACCTCTGAAGCTTTTTTGTCAGACATGGATCTGACGATCATGTTTTCTGATATACTGCCAACTGAAATTCCGTCCTGTATTACTGGTATCTGGGATATGTTGTATTTTTCCATGATACTGACAGCTTTATCTATACTCTCGTTAGGGTCTACGGAAATAAGTTCTCTGTTCATGATATCCCTGAGATAAATATCCTCTTTTTCGATATCATTGAAAACATCAATGATCTTCCTGAGAGTTGATAACCTGGGATCTACATCTCCTGCTTCGATTCTTGCAATAAGTGGCTGGCTGACACCTGCGCGTTTTGCAAGGTCACTTTGTGTCAGGCCGAGATCGATCCTCTTCTGCTTAAGTTCATCTGGGGACGGTAATTGCATAGTTATTACTCATGGTAATTATAATATATAAAATCAATTCAGGAAACAGTTATGTGTAAAAAAATAAATTAAAATGTTACCGTCAAAGAATAGAATAACAAAAATAAAATATATTAGAATAAGGAATAAGTGGGGGAATGATTATTCTTCCATTCCCATAGTCATTTCAAAAGTCTCACCGTTCTCATCTGTCACGGTCATCTTACCGTCCATGAATTTCATTTCAGAAAGAACATTACCGTCCTCATCGTAATAGGTCATGATGAAGCTTTCGTCATCCTCATTAATCGGAGTATACATCTCCATTCTGGATACTTGTTCATCTTCAGCATTTATTTCAGCAACCATGTAGCACATTTCGATTCCGTCAATGACTTCAGTGCCAATAACTTCCATCACCATGCTTTCTCCTGTGTTGGGATTGCTCATTGTAACCGTTGAACCTACAGGACAGACTTCATCTTCTGAGCCTTCGGTGTAGGTAATATCTACATTATTACCTTCGTCATCCTGAATGGTAATTGTCTCTTCTTTATCGCTACATCCAGATACTGCAAGGGATAGTACCAACAATATAATGAATATTAGAAATTTACTATTCATAATAAGCCACCTCTTTCATAGAAGGTAGCTAAGTGTCATAATTTAAATGTATCGATTGATCATTATATTTGTTAGTATGTTTTTAGTTATAAAGTGTGAACAGGCCAACTACATATCCAATGTATACTCCAAGAATTACTCCGCCTTCCCATTTTTCCAGTTTCTTTCCTGTGATGCCGAAGATTATAAGAATTACCATTAATGCGATCATAAAAGGAAAATCATAATTCAGCGATTGAGGTAATATTGTCAGTGGTCTTATCTGTGAGGATGCTCCAAGGATCAGTGCAATATCCATTGTATTTGCACCAAGTATGTTTCCTATGGATATGTCCTGATGTCCTTTTAAGGTGGCTGAGACCGCTGTGATGAGTTCCGGTAGTGATGTTCCAAGTGCAACAAGCGTGAGGGCTATTATCATCTCAGGAACACCGAGCCATTCTGCAATGGTTATACCTGCATCAACCAGTATTCGGCTACCTATTACTACAAGTAATGCACCTGCAATAAAAAGAAGTATATCTTTCTTTAACTGGCTTAAAGGTACTTTTTCCCTGAGTTCCTCATTTCCGTCAAAAACAGCACGCTGAAGGCGGTAATTATAGTACAGGAATCCTATGAACACAAGTAACAGCAGTATTCCGTCAAATGAGCTTACCACTCCATCGTATGAAACAGCAAACAGCAGCAAAGCAGAACCAAGCATGAATCCTCCTTTGCGTGTGAAACCATTAAGTTCCACAGGTATTGCTTTGATAACAATTACTGCACCAAGCACAAGTCCGATGTTACATATTGCAGAACCAACTGCGTTTCCTACTGTCATTTCAACATGGTTAAGATAGGCTGCCATAGCTGAAACCGTAAATTCCGGTGCAGTGGTTGCAAAGCTGACAATGGTGGCTCCTATTATGATTTTTGGGATGCCGCTTTTCTCGGAAATAATTACGGCAGACTCCACAAACCAGTCTGCTCCTTTTGTGATCATAATAAGGCTTACAAGCAGTAATGCAACGGTTTCAAGCATGAGGCTCTCTATATATGTCCATGTAATTTAAACATGAGTGAAAAACTGAAAAACAATAGAAAAAATAGTAAATAGTAAATTTCACTAGAATTTCACTATCATTTACTTCAGATTTGTTTTACTCCAGTCCAAGTATAGTGACTGCTGCAACGATCATTATGCCCAGTCCGACCATGCGCACTGAATGTTTGATCATACTCTGCTTTGCAAGTTTACCTGAATATACTCCAAGTATTGAAAGGACTGCTATACTCATTACGACTGCTATCTCAAGTGCGTATTCGTCCAGAAGCAGGAATGGGAGTATCGGGACCAATGAGCCACAGAAACTTGCTCCGCCGTGAAATATGGAGTCGCTCCATATTTTCTTTTTAGCTTCTTCCTCTATCTTTGTCCTGTTTAGGCTTCTTAGTAGTGGTTTTTCCAGTTCTGCCAGTTTGCCGAACTCAACGGCACTTTCAGCAAGATACGATCCTACTCCGTTTGTAAGTGCCAGGGCAACTGCTCCTCCAAGTGCGGCATTAATGACAATTGCCGGGTCATTTGCCACATGTGATGTACCTATAACAACACCCAGAATAGCCAGTATGCCATCGATGCTGCCAAGTATAATATAACGTCCGTGTTCGGTTTTTAATTTGAAACGTTTAAATTTTGGAATACTTTTGTAGTTCATAATTATCTAAAATCCTGATTAGGTTATAGATACACACAAAGGTTTTTTTCTTTTTCGGATATTAAACAAGGTTAAGCTTATAGCAGATGATAAAAATACACACCCGACAACTCACACAGGAATGGTCCGATGAAAGTTCACCCAAGATGTTCATAT
It encodes:
- a CDS encoding M50 family metallopeptidase, whose product is MNKAYRIGKIIGIPIKIDISFLIVLPLFAWFFSSQTQPFGFAGIQSEIIKYTLSLLTAILLFVSVLVHELAHSYFTLRFGGSIKEIRLHLLGGAAVMKQEVHEPLKVITIVAAGPVSSIMMGVLLLFLGSTLNPVSLKDGNSLFLVVFILGYVNLFLGIFNLVPAFPMDGGRILRAFLSIHMDYVKATEKAVLIGKIFAVLIGILGLFIDIWLLLIALYIYGNASREEQLVKMIYRRY
- a CDS encoding CBS domain-containing protein, producing MQLPSPDELKQKRIDLGLTQSDLAKRAGVSQPLIARIEAGDVDPRLSTLRKIIDVFNDIEKEDIYLRDIMNRELISVDPNESIDKAVSIMEKYNISQIPVIQDGISVGSISENMIVRSMSDKKASEVSHMKIGDIMGDSFPTLSPGTDIKTASYMLEKHPAVLVLEKGHVAGVVTKYDILKLLSE
- a CDS encoding calcium/sodium antiporter — its product is MLETVALLLVSLIMITKGADWFVESAVIISEKSGIPKIIIGATIVSFATTAPEFTVSAMAAYLNHVEMTVGNAVGSAICNIGLVLGAVIVIKAIPVELNGFTRKGGFMLGSALLLFAVSYDGVVSSFDGILLLLVFIGFLYYNYRLQRAVFDGNEELREKVPLSQLKKDILLFIAGALLVVIGSRILVDAGITIAEWLGVPEMIIALTLVALGTSLPELITAVSATLKGHQDISIGNILGANTMDIALILGASSQIRPLTILPQSLNYDFPFMIALMVILIIFGITGKKLEKWEGGVILGVYIGYVVGLFTLYN
- a CDS encoding VIT1/CCC1 transporter family protein — its product is MNYKSIPKFKRFKLKTEHGRYIILGSIDGILAILGVVIGTSHVANDPAIVINAALGGAVALALTNGVGSYLAESAVEFGKLAELEKPLLRSLNRTKIEEEAKKKIWSDSIFHGGASFCGSLVPILPFLLLDEYALEIAVVMSIAVLSILGVYSGKLAKQSMIKHSVRMVGLGIMIVAAVTILGLE